The genomic window CCTATCCCTATAATCATACAATCACCTCTTATTTATTTTACTATTAATAAACTATATTTTCCATTAAACAGGCTAATTTAATCATATGCCATTATAAGGATTATAAACTTTTTAATTATACTGTAAATTAATGTACTAACACTCTATCAAAATCATAAATATACTCATCTACATATTCTCCCAATACATCTACTAAATGTACTGGTGAAACTTGATTTTCATATAATAAGTTTAATAGTAGATTAACTTTATTCTCATCATTTGATATAAGTCTAATATCATCTCTTTCGATATTGACTACTTGTCCATCTTTGATATCTTGTCTTTCAACTTCAATTCCAAAAGCTTGACAGCCTCTAAACTGACTTCTTAACAACCTATAGAAATATTTATGTTCTTTGTTATCTTCTGTCCTAATACTAAATAAGCTATTAACAATATTCATATCCTCTCCTCCTTAATAACCCTATTTTTAAAAATTAATAATTGCCTCAATAAAACAATATCATACCTAAGCTTAAAACTATGTCAAACATTGTTTCTAATTCAGCTAAAATATTTTTCTATTTTCCTACATATTTTTTTCTCTTTCAACTTTTATTTGACATAATATCACATATTTGTAATATTTTTACTAGAATTTATATCATTACTTGTCGAATAGTAAATAAAAGTCGATAAATTGCACATACTCTAATATTAATAGACACAAAAAAACTTTTTAGTATTTATTGATATTGTTAATAATTAGTCATATAATTAATTTATAAATAATCGATATTAATTAATACTAATTACAAGAGGAAGGTGCATTAAATGAAATCCTTAGAAATAAAAAAAGATATCCACTGGGTTGGAGCTTTAGATCCAAATTTAAGAATATTTGATATTATTATGTATACTCCTTATGGAACAACTTATAATTCATATGTAGTTAAAGGTAGTGAAAAAACAGCAGTTTTTGAAACTGTTAAGGTAGAATTCTTTGAGGAATACATTTCTAGATTAAAAGATCTTGGTATTGATACTAAGAAAATAGACTATATAGTTGTAGATCATACTGAGCCAGATCATGCCGGTTCTGTTGCTAAACTATTAGAATTATCACCAAATGCTAAAGTTGTTGGTTCAAGTGTAGCAATTAGATTTATGAAGAAAATCGCTAATACTGAATTTGAATATATTACTGTTGGAGATGGAGATACTTTAAGCTTAGGAAATAAGACTTTACAATTTATTTCTGCTCCATTTTTACATTGGCCAGATTCAATGTACACTTATATCCCTGAAGATGAGATTTTAATCACATGTGATTCTTTCGGTTCTCACTATTCTTCTCCTTCTATAATTAATAGCAAAGTAGAGAATGAAGAACATTATATGGATGCTTTAAAATATTATTATGATTGTATTTTTGGACCATATAAACCTTATGTTTTAAAAGCAATAGATAAAATTAAAGATTTAAATATAGAAACAATCTGTCCTGGCCATGGCCCTGTCCTTGTAGAAAATCCTATGAAAATAGTGGAACTTTACAAAGAGTGGAGTACTCCTGCACCAGAAAGAGCTGATGGAAAGAAATTAGTTACTATTCCTTACGTGTCAGCTTATGGCTATACTGAGGAATTAGCTAAACAAATAGCTAAAGGTATTGAAGCTGCTGGAGATATTGAGGTTAGATTATTTAATGTTACTTATAGTGAACTAGGTGACATTCTAGGAAGTATAGGTGAATCCGATGGTTTATTATTTGGTTCTCCTACAATAGTTGGTGAATTATTAGAACCTATTCGTGATATACTTTCAAAATTAAACCCTGTAGTTCATTGTGGAAAACTTGCAGCTGCATTTGGTTCATATGGTTGGAGTGGTGAAGCCATTCCTAGAATTGAAACTAGACTTAAAGAGCTAAATATGAAAATCTATGGACCTAGTCTTAAAATTAATTTTAAAGCTAGCGAATCTGAACTTGAAAAAGCTTATAATTTTGGATTAAGCTTTGGAGAAACTCTTTTAGGCAAGAAGGAATTCGTTCCTTTATCTAATGAAAATCAAAATATAAATTGTGTTTCTTGTGGAGATGGAAAACCTAAACTTTGGAAATGTGTAATTTGTGGTGAAATATTTGAAGCTGAAGTTGTTCCTGAACTTTGTCCTGTTTGTGGTGCTGGAAGTGATCAATTTATAGAAGTAGAAAGACAAGAACCTATGGTTTCTATAGATAAAGATGAAAATTATGTAATTATAGGAAATGGTGCTGCCGGTTTCTACGCTGCAAAGGCTATTAGAGAAAGAAATGCTAAAGGAAATATAACTCTTATATCTAATGAAAGTGAACATTCATATATAAGAACCCAGCTTTCAGATTTAATCTCAGAAGATAGTGATGATCAATTCTATATTGTCGCTTCAAATTGGTACAAGGAAAATAATATAACAGAACTTCTTGGAGTAAATGTTGCTAGTATAGATAATAAAAATAAGACTATTATATTAGATAATAATAAGGAAATTTCTTACGATAAACTCGTTTT from Clostridium septicum includes these protein-coding regions:
- a CDS encoding DUF6514 family protein, with amino-acid sequence MNIVNSLFSIRTEDNKEHKYFYRLLRSQFRGCQAFGIEVERQDIKDGQVVNIERDDIRLISNDENKVNLLLNLLYENQVSPVHLVDVLGEYVDEYIYDFDRVLVH
- a CDS encoding FAD-dependent oxidoreductase, producing MKSLEIKKDIHWVGALDPNLRIFDIIMYTPYGTTYNSYVVKGSEKTAVFETVKVEFFEEYISRLKDLGIDTKKIDYIVVDHTEPDHAGSVAKLLELSPNAKVVGSSVAIRFMKKIANTEFEYITVGDGDTLSLGNKTLQFISAPFLHWPDSMYTYIPEDEILITCDSFGSHYSSPSIINSKVENEEHYMDALKYYYDCIFGPYKPYVLKAIDKIKDLNIETICPGHGPVLVENPMKIVELYKEWSTPAPERADGKKLVTIPYVSAYGYTEELAKQIAKGIEAAGDIEVRLFNVTYSELGDILGSIGESDGLLFGSPTIVGELLEPIRDILSKLNPVVHCGKLAAAFGSYGWSGEAIPRIETRLKELNMKIYGPSLKINFKASESELEKAYNFGLSFGETLLGKKEFVPLSNENQNINCVSCGDGKPKLWKCVICGEIFEAEVVPELCPVCGAGSDQFIEVERQEPMVSIDKDENYVIIGNGAAGFYAAKAIRERNAKGNITLISNESEHSYIRTQLSDLISEDSDDQFYIVASNWYKENNITELLGVNVASIDNKNKTIILDNNKEISYDKLVLANGSYNFIPNTKVKLEDSSQLEIDSFNFNKIKGIHTIKTLKDVEIIKSELSNTKNVIIIGGGLLGLEAAWEIQKRNINVKVVELSHRILPRQLDNEGSKIFNTIVNNTSVEVLLGESIDYIEANEEGIKSIILKSGKTLSCDMIIYSVGVRANTALAKSIGIECNKGVLVNSNMETNIPDIFACGDVAEYEGHYYANWPAAIEMGKVAGANAASDSIEFQKFVSSTVFVAMETEVFSAGTIDFNDETLEKISSVNKNKNNYVSLFFKDNKLVGGILIGDISSSVKIILGIQNGESKISVLSKGIIN